A genomic window from Lotus japonicus ecotype B-129 chromosome 1, LjGifu_v1.2 includes:
- the LOC130727779 gene encoding protein WALLS ARE THIN 1-like translates to MADSAGSASSGRMWCSVPERLQLHGAMLALQFGYAGFHVVSRAALNMGISKLVFPVYRNIIALLLLLPFAYFLEKKERPAITLNFLFQFFLLALVGITANQGFYLLGLDNTSPTFASAIQNSVPAITFLMAAILRIEQVRLNRKDGIAKVAGTVFCVIGASVITLYKGPTIYSPVPPLNSIITPHPQTQLLGSVSLSLGDANGKNWTLGCLYLIGHCLSWSGWLVLQAPILKKYPARLSVTSYTCFFGLIQFLVIALIVERDAQAWIFHSGGEVFTILYAGVVASGIAFAVQIWCIDRGGPVFVAVYQPVQTLVVAIMASLALGEEFYLGGIIGAILIVVGLYLVLWGKNAERKFAMEHAAIMSTPEHSSIRSASHAKTSLTQPLLPSSTENV, encoded by the exons ATGGCTGATTCTGCAGGCTCAGCCTCTTCCGGCAGAATGTGGTGCTCTGTCCCTGAACGGCTTCAGCTGCATGGAGCCATGCTGGCCCTGCAATTTGGCTATGCTGGCTTCCATGTTGTCTCAAGAGCTGCCCTTAACATGGGCATTAGCAAACTTGTTTTCCCAGTCTACAGAAACATCATTGCTTtacttcttctccttccttttGCTTACTTCTTGGAAAA GAAAGAGAGGCCTGCAATCACTTTAAACTTCCTCTTCCAGTTCTTTCTTCTGGCCCTTGTCGG GATTACAGCAAACCAAGGTTTCTACTTGCTTGGGTTGGACAACACATCCCCAACCTTTGCATCGGCCATACAGAACTCTGTCCCAGCCATCACATTTCTCATGGCAGCTATACTCAG GATAGAGCAAGTGCGGTTAAACCGAAAAGATGGGATAGCCAAGGTGGCGGGAACGGTGTTCTGTGTTATCGGGGCAAGTGTGATCACACTCTACAAGGGTCCAACCATATACAGCCCGGTTCCACCTCTCAACAGCATCATCACCCCACATCCACAGACACAGTTACTTGGCTCAGTCTCACTCTCACTAGGAGATGCTAATGGCAAAAATTGGACCCTTGGATGCCTCTACCTCATCGGACACTGCTTGTCGTGGTCCGGTTGGCTTGTCCTGCAAGCGCCCATCCTTAAGAAGTACCCGGCACGCCTCTCTGTCACTTCCTATACATGTTTCTTTGGACTCATCCAATTCCTTGTTATTGCTTTGATTGTTGAAAGAGATGCTCAAGCTTGGATCTTCCATTCTGGTGGAGAAGTTTTCACTATTTTGTATGCG GGAGTGGTGGCATCTGGAATTGCCTTCGCTGTACAGATATGGTGCATTGACAGAGGTGGCCCTGTGTTTGTGGCGGTGTATCAACCTGTTCAGACTCTTGTTGTCGCTATTATGGCTTCCCTTGCTTTAGGCGAAGAGTTCTACTTGGGAGG GATCATTGGGGCAATATTGATCGTTGTGGGACTATACCTAGTCTTGTGGGGTAAAAACGCAGAGAGGAAGTTTGCTATGGAACATGCAGCGATCATGTCCACTCCGGAGCATAGCAGCATCAGATCCGCAAGTCATGCCAAAACATCACTTACTCAGCCTCTTCTCCCTTCATCAACGGAAAATGTCTAA
- the LOC130727780 gene encoding transcription initiation factor IIF subunit beta, translated as MDEEKSVSNVETSKAERSVWLMKCPVVVAKSWQNHHPSPSQPLSKVVLSLDPLLPEDDPSHLQFTMEMTGSEAVNMPKTYALNMFKDFVPMCVFSETSQGGKVAMEGKVEHKFDMKPHGENIEEYGKLCRERTNKSMIKNRQIQVIDNDRGVLMRPMPGMIGLVSSNSKDKKRTQPVKQSDTKRTRRDRGELEDIMFKLFERQPNWALKQLVQETDQPAQFLKEILNELCVYNKRGANQGTYELKPEYKKSVEDVKVE; from the exons ATGGATGAGGAGAAAAGTGTGAGTAACGTAGAGACTTCAAAAGCTGAGAGATCGGTGTGGCTGATGAAGTGCCCTGTCGTGGTAGCTAAATCATGGCAGAATCATCACCCTTCTCCTTCACAACCTCTTTCCAAAGTCGTTCTTTCTCTTGATCCTCTCCTCCCCGAAGATGACCCTTCCCATCTCCAG TTTACAATGGAGATGACTGGCTCTGAAGCTGTTAATATGCCAAAAACTTATGCTTTGAATATGTTTAAAGACTTCGTTCCTATGTGCGTCTTCTCTGAAACAAGCCAAG GTGGCAAGGTTGCAATGGAAGGGAAAGTAGAACATAAGTTTGATATGAAGCCCCACGGTGAAAACATTGAAGAATATGGCAAATTGTGCCGCGAGAGGACAAACAAATCTATGATTAAAAATCGACAGATACAG GTTATTGATAATGATCGTGGAGTTCTAATGAGGCCAATGCCCGGAATGATTGGTCTAGTTTCATCCAATTCGAAG GACAAGAAGAGGACACAGCCAGTTAAGCAATCTGATacaaagagaacaagaagagatCGTGGAGAGTTGGAGGATATAATGTTCAAGCTATTTGAAAGACAGCCTAACTGGGCCTTGAAGCAGCTTGTCCAAGAGACTGATCAACCTGCA CAATTCTTGAAAGAGATCCTGAATGAATTGTGCGTGTACAATAAAAGAGGTGCCAACCAAGGAACTTACGAGCTGAAACCCGAATACAAGAAATCCGTTGAAGATGTGAAGGTTGAATAA
- the LOC130727781 gene encoding cysteine proteinase 15A-like — protein MAEARPFLLLALIFFSAAVATAAVIDDAEDLLIRQVVPEVEDHLLNAEHHFSTFKARFGKTYATEEEHNYRFGVFKKNLILAKSHQKLDPSAVHGVTRFSDLTPSEFRRQFLGLKAPRHLKDAQKAPILPTNDLPTDFDWREKGAVTEVKNQGSCGSCWSFSATGALEGAHYLATGELVSLSEQQLVDCDHECDPEDSRSCDSGCNGGLMTNAFEYTLKAGGVMREKDYPYTGRDRGTCKFEKSKIAASASNFSVVSVDEDQIAANLVKHGPLAIGINAVFMQTYIGGVSCPYICGKHLDHGVLLVGYGAGAYSPIRLKEKPYWIIKNSWGETWGENGYYKICRGRNVCGVDSMVSTVAAIQTNH, from the exons ATGGCTGAGGCGCGCCCCTTCCTCCTGTTGGCTCTCATCTTCTTCTCCGCCGCCGTAGCAACCGCCGCGGTGATCGACGATGCCGAAGATCTGCTCATCCGTCAGGTGGTGCCGGAGGTCGAAGATCACCTGCTCAACGCCGAGCACCACTTCTCCACCTTCAAGGCCAGGTTCGGCAAGACCTACGCCACCGAGGAGGAGCACAACTACCGGTTTGGAGTCTTCAAGAAAAACCTGATCCTAGCCAAATCGCACCAGAAGCTAGATCCCTCCGCCGTCCACGGCGTCACCAGATTCTCCGATCTCACTCCGTCGGAGTTTCGCCGTCAGTTCCTCGGCCTTAAGGCTCCTCGCCATCTCAAAGATGCTCAGAAGGCTCCGATCCTCCCTACCAACGATCTCCCTACCGATTTCGATTGGCGTGAGAAGGGAGCAGTTACTGAGGTCAAGAATCAGGGCTCGTGCGGATCCTGTTGGTCGTTCAGCGCTACTGGAGCCTTGGAAGGAGCTCATTATCTGGCCACTGGCGAGCTTGTTAGCCTCAGTGAGCAACAACTGGTCGATTGCGATCATGAG TGTGATCCTGAAGATTCTAGATCATGTGACTCGGGCTGTAATGGTGGGTTGATGACCAATGCATTTGAGTATACACTCAAGGCTGGTGGAGTGATGCGAGAGAAGGATTATCCTTATACTGGAAGGGATCGTGGCACTTGCAAATTTGAGAAAAGCAAAATTGCTGCTTCCGCGTCTAATTTCAGTGTGGTTTCTGTTGATGAAGATCAAATTGCTGCAAATCTGGTGAAGCATGGCCCTCTTGCAA TTGGTATCAATGCAGTTTTTATGCAGACATACATCGGTGGAGTTTCATGCCCATACATTTGCGGCAAGCATTTGGATCATGGGGTTCTTCTGGTGGGCTATGGTGCTGGTGCTTATTCTCCCATTAGGCTGAAGGAAAAGCCTTACTGGATCATAAAGAATTCATGGGGGGAGACCTGGGGAGAGAATGGATATTACAAGATCTGCAGAGGACGCAATGTTTGTGGGGTGGACTCCATGGTCTCAACCGTAGCTGCTATACAGACCAACCACTAA
- the LOC130711983 gene encoding putative F-box/FBD/LRR-repeat protein At5g25850, which produces MDDGRISTLPDGILHHILSFLSIEEAVATSALSKTWMPLWLSLTSISLKHRERRFINIEEDEGFELFSWRYYYAVPRSIFSCRALVVLKLLGRSVIDSNNFDFPLLKTLHLNKVTFSEDRLLVALFNGCPILENLEAHDIDIERRGLSEAEYKSLPKLVSASISATCYPNIPLIALANVEFLRVEKV; this is translated from the coding sequence ATGGATGATGGTAGAATTAGTACATTACCTGATGGAATACTTCATCacattctctcttttctttcaatAGAGGAAGCTGTTGCAACAAGTGCTCTTTCAAAGACATGGATGCCTCTCTGGCTTTCACTCACCAGCATCAGCCTCAAACATCGTGAGCGTCGGTTTATTAATATAGAGGAAGATGAGGGCTTTGAACTCTTCTCGTGGCGTTACTATTATGCCGTTCCTCGCTCCATTTTCAGCTGCAGAGCCCTTGTTGTTCTCAAATTGCTAGGGAGATCTGTGATAGACTCtaacaattttgactttcccttGCTCAAGACCTTGCATTTGAATAAAGTTACCTTTTCTGAAGATCGGCTTCTCGTGGCGCTTTTTAATGGTTGTCCAATTCTTGAGAATTTGGAAGCACATGATATAGATATCGAGCGTCGTGGTTTATCTGAGGCTGAGTATAAAAGCTTACCTAAGTTGGTGAGCGCAAGTATCTCTGCAACGTGTTATCCAAATATTCCTCTCATAGCTTTAGCCAATGTGGAGTTTCTTCGAGTAGAGAAGGTTTGA